A single Leguminivora glycinivorella isolate SPB_JAAS2020 chromosome 25, LegGlyc_1.1, whole genome shotgun sequence DNA region contains:
- the LOC125239402 gene encoding cytosolic beta-glucosidase-like isoform X2, producing MVYRNESVTGMYESPSFYDDVGIGQYMDDSWPASSLDMMRDYAPGFHSLLLYLKDTYNNPIIVITESGFPLSPAEDLGDEKKVDYMRNYLNALLDARADGVNCIGYFFWSLMDSFEWASGYGYKFGLYQVDFENPHRKATARKSALVYKEIIRTGMIDARYDPDPYCNTTVF from the exons ATGGTGTACAG AAACGAGTCAGTGACAGGAATGTATGAATCTCCGTCTTTCTATGATGACGTCGGCATCGGCCAATACATGGATGACTCGTGGCCTGCCAGCTCGTTGGACATGATGAGA GACTACGCCCCAGGATTCCACTCCCTACTCCTATACCTTAAGGACACCTACAACAACccaatcatcgtcatcactgaGAGTGGGTTCCCCCTATCACCAGCCGAAGACCTTGGTGATGAGAAGAAGGTTGATTATATGAGGAATTACTTGAACGCATTGTTGGACGCGAGAGCTGATGGTGTTAATTGTATTGGGTACTTCTTTTGGTCACTGATGGATAGCTTTGAATGGGCCAGCGGGTATGG GTACAAATTCGGCCTTTACCAAGTGGATTTCGAGAACCCTCACAGAAAAGCGACCGCTCGCAAATCGGCGCTAGTTTATAAGGAGATCATACGCACTGGGATGATAGACGCAAGATACGACCCCGACCCGTATTGTAATACAACTGTTTTTTAA
- the LOC125239402 gene encoding cytosolic beta-glucosidase-like isoform X1 yields the protein MSVGGIFCWGMLKLGVFMMRSSGFRGEVGLVVDAQWPIAASKSEEDEEAVKDYLASYDYAPGFHSLLLYLKDTYNNPIIVITESGFPLSPAEDLGDEKKVDYMRNYLNALLDARADGVNCIGYFFWSLMDSFEWASGYGYKFGLYQVDFENPHRKATARKSALVYKEIIRTGMIDARYDPDPYCNTTVF from the exons ATGAGTGTGGGAGGAATCTTCTGCTGGGGCATGCTAAAGCTTGGCGTATTTATGATGAGGAGTTCAGGTTTCAGGGGGGAAGTGGGGTTGGTTGTGGATGCTCAATGGCCGATAGCTGCTAGTAAGTCGGAAGAAGATGAAGAAGCTGTGAAGGATTATTTGGCTTCATAT GACTACGCCCCAGGATTCCACTCCCTACTCCTATACCTTAAGGACACCTACAACAACccaatcatcgtcatcactgaGAGTGGGTTCCCCCTATCACCAGCCGAAGACCTTGGTGATGAGAAGAAGGTTGATTATATGAGGAATTACTTGAACGCATTGTTGGACGCGAGAGCTGATGGTGTTAATTGTATTGGGTACTTCTTTTGGTCACTGATGGATAGCTTTGAATGGGCCAGCGGGTATGG GTACAAATTCGGCCTTTACCAAGTGGATTTCGAGAACCCTCACAGAAAAGCGACCGCTCGCAAATCGGCGCTAGTTTATAAGGAGATCATACGCACTGGGATGATAGACGCAAGATACGACCCCGACCCGTATTGTAATACAACTGTTTTTTAA